Proteins from one Chroococcidiopsis sp. CCMEE 29 genomic window:
- a CDS encoding glycosyltransferase family 2 protein, whose product MDAMHQNSLVSVIIPTYNRPLYLKEAIASAIQQKYRNIEIIISDDCSSESPQAIIEAFQDSRIRFRRNEKNLGIAMNFINAIKEARGKYIASLNDDDLWSEDFLEKLVPHLDADPDLALAFCDHYIMDSNGTINYPATEENTRRWKRNQLKEGLYQPFCEIGLVHRAVFSASAAVIRKDVIEWNNFPSEAGVFWDLYVTYLACCSGLGAYYYPGRLALYRESAESIIRSADVKAKLRRAKAGIFCYGRFMEDSKLEEFKHYFKRKWMEANKSMAVGLLQAKQVAAAIPYFWRAFSLIKI is encoded by the coding sequence ATGGATGCAATGCACCAAAATTCTTTAGTTAGTGTTATAATCCCAACTTACAATCGTCCGCTGTATTTAAAGGAAGCGATCGCCAGCGCTATTCAACAGAAATATCGCAATATAGAGATTATTATCTCTGATGATTGTAGTTCTGAAAGCCCCCAAGCAATCATTGAAGCTTTTCAGGATTCACGGATTCGGTTTCGACGCAATGAGAAGAATCTAGGAATCGCTATGAACTTTATCAATGCCATCAAGGAGGCACGAGGAAAGTATATTGCTAGTCTGAATGACGACGATCTATGGAGTGAGGATTTCTTGGAAAAACTTGTTCCCCACCTTGATGCCGATCCAGATTTAGCCCTTGCTTTTTGCGATCACTATATCATGGACTCGAATGGCACAATTAATTATCCAGCCACTGAGGAAAATACTCGTCGCTGGAAGCGGAACCAACTAAAAGAAGGGCTTTATCAACCTTTTTGTGAAATTGGGTTAGTGCATCGGGCTGTGTTTAGTGCATCAGCAGCCGTTATCCGGAAGGATGTAATAGAATGGAATAATTTTCCATCTGAAGCAGGAGTTTTTTGGGATCTATATGTAACTTACCTTGCCTGCTGTTCTGGTCTTGGAGCATATTATTATCCAGGCAGATTGGCTCTATATCGAGAGTCTGCCGAATCAATCATTAGAAGTGCAGATGTAAAGGCAAAGCTCCGCAGAGCTAAGGCAGGTATCTTTTGCTATGGGCGTTTCATGGAAGATTCCAAGTTAGAAGAATTCAAACACTATTTTAAGCGGAAATGGATGGAGGCAAATAAAAGCATGGCTGTAGGTTTACTACAAGCTAAGCAAGTAGCAGCAGCAATTCCTTATTTTTGGCGTGCTTTTAGCCTAATTAAAATTTAA
- a CDS encoding glycosyltransferase family 4 protein, which yields MSRFSYSPATKTANIFCVGLGWFPKTPGGLDRYVYELTHHLATGGDRIKLYALDLPETEPNSAVELINLAAQDSPLWQRLWSTRTNFLSRQAVKPDAINLHFALYSLPLLQILPTGVPVTFTFHGPWALESQQEGARKLSVFLKQWLVERTVYRRCDRFIVLSKAFGNILHEEYQVPWNKIHIIPGGVDLNRFQLNLSRQQARKQLEWPQDRLIVFSPRRLVHRMGLDKLLIALAEIKPRIPDVWLAIAGKGPLKAALEQQATELGLNEHVRFLGFLPDYQLPLAYQAADLTIMPSQSLEGFGLTLLESLACGTPALCTPVGGMPEVLTPFSPELITSACEAPAIAERLEELLIGQIPLPSRVGCRHYAATHFDWQKIALQVRTVLLA from the coding sequence GTGAGTAGATTCAGTTATAGTCCTGCTACCAAAACTGCAAATATTTTTTGCGTTGGTCTAGGGTGGTTCCCGAAAACTCCTGGTGGACTGGATCGCTACGTGTATGAACTCACGCATCATCTTGCAACTGGTGGCGATCGGATTAAATTGTATGCACTCGATTTACCTGAAACTGAACCAAACTCTGCTGTAGAACTAATTAATTTAGCAGCACAGGATAGTCCACTATGGCAAAGACTATGGTCCACTCGCACTAACTTTTTGAGTAGACAAGCAGTTAAGCCAGATGCGATCAATCTGCATTTTGCCCTGTACAGCCTGCCTCTATTGCAGATTTTGCCAACCGGAGTGCCAGTTACCTTCACTTTTCATGGACCTTGGGCACTAGAAAGTCAGCAGGAGGGGGCAAGAAAACTCAGCGTTTTTCTGAAGCAGTGGCTAGTGGAAAGAACAGTTTATCGTCGCTGCGATCGCTTTATTGTCCTTAGCAAAGCTTTTGGCAATATCTTGCACGAAGAATATCAAGTTCCCTGGAACAAAATTCACATTATTCCGGGGGGAGTAGATTTAAACCGCTTTCAGTTAAACTTATCACGCCAACAAGCCCGCAAACAGCTTGAGTGGCCGCAGGATCGCCTAATTGTATTCAGTCCTCGGCGTTTAGTCCATCGAATGGGGCTAGATAAGTTATTGATTGCCCTAGCGGAAATTAAACCCCGAATTCCTGATGTTTGGCTAGCGATCGCAGGCAAAGGACCGTTAAAAGCTGCGCTGGAACAACAAGCTACCGAATTAGGTCTAAACGAACACGTCAGATTTCTTGGTTTTTTACCAGACTACCAATTGCCATTAGCTTACCAAGCAGCTGACCTAACTATAATGCCCAGTCAGTCTTTAGAAGGGTTTGGATTGACATTGTTAGAATCATTAGCCTGCGGAACCCCAGCGCTATGTACTCCTGTTGGTGGCATGCCAGAAGTCTTAACTCCATTTTCACCTGAGTTAATTACCTCTGCTTGTGAAGCCCCAGCCATTGCTGAGAGATTGGAAGAACTGCTAATAGGGCAGATCCCATTGCCTTCTAGGGTAGGCTGTCGGCATTACGCCGCTACCCACTTTGACTGGCAGAAAATTGCGTTGCAGGTTCGTACAGTTTTGTTAGCTTAA
- a CDS encoding glycosyltransferase: MRTNFTGKVFFYCVPPDTPDNTGYPHTMICLGEGLKALGIDLYSNINYWRLSPDEEEYLFRHDPSITPQDCSIVIMNQDWFRVAKKPFPENFFDSNQKYLTVYMDSDDGCKTHSYYPEFRQFDFIFKVSYNRYFRYPANFHPWAQGLSGRMLRELDNPPSFQEKKRKLLVNFREPYKIKHSVRRLVRKEFLPRVQTVLPVNNVVDSLDNFSSEPYHYLQWSQTGRRHSPTYFKSLKDTAACACFGGFFVTPWPLDPSTQISRLLKRILSELKLKSNRIVDWDNWRFWESLAAGCVSVREDFDKYGCLLPVMPENWRHYIGVDLDNIQGTIEKIAADPEILERVGTEGRRWALEHYTPVPVALRFLETISKKHHEINLLKLELNEIHRYK, translated from the coding sequence ATGAGAACTAATTTTACTGGAAAAGTCTTTTTCTACTGTGTACCACCAGATACCCCTGACAACACAGGTTATCCTCACACGATGATCTGCTTAGGTGAGGGTCTAAAAGCCCTAGGAATAGATTTATATTCAAATATCAACTACTGGCGGCTTTCCCCAGACGAGGAAGAATATCTCTTTCGACACGATCCAAGTATTACACCTCAGGACTGTTCCATTGTGATCATGAACCAGGACTGGTTCCGTGTTGCTAAGAAACCTTTTCCCGAAAATTTCTTTGATTCTAATCAAAAATACTTGACTGTGTATATGGATAGTGATGATGGTTGCAAAACGCACTCCTACTATCCTGAATTTAGACAGTTTGATTTTATTTTTAAAGTCTCCTACAATCGCTACTTTCGCTATCCAGCAAATTTCCATCCTTGGGCGCAAGGACTTTCTGGCCGAATGCTACGAGAACTTGACAATCCTCCAAGCTTTCAGGAAAAAAAAAGAAAGTTACTCGTCAATTTTAGAGAGCCTTATAAGATCAAACATTCTGTAAGGCGGCTCGTCCGCAAGGAATTTTTACCTCGTGTTCAAACTGTTTTGCCAGTTAATAATGTTGTTGATAGCCTCGATAACTTTTCATCAGAGCCATACCATTATCTACAATGGAGTCAAACCGGTAGGCGTCATTCTCCAACGTACTTCAAAAGCTTAAAAGATACCGCTGCTTGTGCTTGCTTTGGAGGATTTTTTGTCACTCCTTGGCCGCTAGATCCCTCTACCCAAATTAGTCGGCTGCTAAAGAGAATTTTGAGCGAATTAAAATTAAAGTCAAATAGAATTGTCGACTGGGACAACTGGCGCTTTTGGGAGTCTTTAGCGGCAGGATGTGTTAGTGTTCGTGAAGACTTTGATAAATATGGCTGTCTCCTTCCGGTTATGCCTGAGAATTGGCGACATTACATTGGAGTAGACTTAGATAACATCCAAGGAACAATAGAAAAAATAGCCGCCGATCCGGAAATTCTAGAAAGGGTTGGAACTGAGGGAAGGCGTTGGGCACTTGAACATTATACTCCTGTACCTGTAGCCCTACGTTTTCTTGAGACAATTAGCAAAAAGCATCATGAAATCAATTTACTTAAATTAGAACTGAATGAAATCCACAGATATAAGTAA
- a CDS encoding glycosyltransferase family 1 protein has protein sequence MLVISIVPRLFPVIDGVGDYALQLAQQLRKDFSIETHFIVGDPNWNGSTKIEGFPIDKLPLRSALELSSLLLNCCPNSTIVLLHYVGYGYATKGCPFWLIEGLEHWKANTVNTELVTMVHELHPSGDPPWRINFWLSWLQKHLAARIARLSDRCLTNRQSDVKALYNLSRGKHTQIPTLPVFSNIGEPKSLPSLSERQRRLVVFGQENSRLRVYQKSLKQLSQACQVLGIEEIWDIGPSIKLNLAAVSEVPIVKIGKISASEVSDIMLNSSAGFFNYDISRLSKSGIFAAYCSHKLLPISYHYGASSFDGIEAGKHYWVPESEHLSVKSAAELQAIADNAYTWYQNHNLSVQAKTFAKSLGGNLITQSGERN, from the coding sequence ATGCTAGTTATCTCTATTGTTCCCCGCCTTTTTCCAGTAATTGATGGAGTTGGGGATTATGCTCTCCAACTAGCGCAGCAACTACGCAAAGACTTTAGCATAGAAACGCATTTTATCGTTGGTGACCCTAACTGGAATGGCTCAACAAAAATTGAAGGATTTCCGATTGACAAACTGCCTCTTCGTTCTGCCCTTGAGTTATCATCACTTTTACTAAATTGCTGCCCGAACTCAACCATAGTTTTACTACATTACGTAGGTTATGGTTATGCCACAAAAGGTTGTCCATTTTGGTTAATTGAAGGTTTAGAGCATTGGAAAGCAAATACAGTTAATACAGAATTAGTAACAATGGTTCACGAGCTTCATCCATCTGGCGATCCACCCTGGAGAATCAATTTTTGGTTATCTTGGCTGCAAAAACATTTAGCTGCGCGCATTGCTAGACTGAGCGATCGCTGTCTGACAAATAGGCAGAGCGATGTTAAGGCTTTGTACAACTTGAGTCGCGGTAAGCATACTCAAATCCCTACATTACCCGTTTTTTCTAACATTGGAGAACCAAAGAGCTTGCCTTCTTTATCAGAGCGGCAGCGAAGATTAGTAGTGTTTGGACAAGAAAACAGTAGACTCAGAGTTTATCAAAAATCATTGAAGCAGCTCAGCCAAGCTTGTCAAGTTTTGGGAATTGAAGAAATTTGGGATATTGGACCATCAATCAAGCTGAATTTAGCCGCAGTTAGCGAAGTACCTATAGTTAAAATCGGGAAAATATCTGCCTCAGAAGTCAGCGATATCATGTTGAATTCAAGTGCTGGCTTCTTTAACTATGATATTAGTCGTTTATCAAAGTCAGGAATCTTTGCTGCTTACTGTTCTCATAAACTTCTTCCTATCAGTTATCACTATGGCGCTAGCTCCTTTGATGGGATAGAAGCTGGAAAACATTACTGGGTTCCAGAGTCCGAGCACTTATCGGTGAAGTCAGCAGCAGAATTACAGGCGATCGCAGACAATGCTTATACTTGGTATCAAAACCATAACCTATCAGTACAGGCTAAAACCTTTGCTAAAAGTCTAGGAGGAAATTTAATAACTCAGTCTGGTGAGAGGAATTGA
- a CDS encoding oligosaccharide flippase family protein — MKTIFKGARWIWGGRTATAATVQTVLVRVLILATNMGTGIITARALGPDGRGEQAAMALWPQFLAYAMTLGLPAALRYNLKRYPDQKTELFSAALLLSILLGIAATLVGIVFLPQWLSQYSPEVIRFAQWLMLLSPMILLSGNFVAALEATEDFTTANQAQYLAPLMTLVLLGLLAVAQILTPFTAVLAYVIPGLPIFFWLLHRTWKYFRPRWQRLGSSYKRLTSYGLRAYGIDLLGTLSGQVDQALVVNLLPPASMGLYVVALSLSRMLSLFHSSIITVLLPKTAARPVEEVVALTGRAARVGMVLTVLTAIAVIIPVPILLRLLYGAEFLEAVPVFRILIVEEVIGGTAWVLSQAFMALGRPGTVAILQALGLGLSVPLMILFIPAYGLEGAGLALLCSTVLRLVLVLTGYPTILKVRPPGLIMTKEDWRFLQQVFRLNKS, encoded by the coding sequence ATGAAGACCATTTTTAAGGGTGCCCGCTGGATATGGGGTGGGCGTACCGCCACAGCTGCCACTGTGCAAACAGTGCTAGTAAGAGTGCTCATTCTGGCTACCAACATGGGGACTGGCATCATTACAGCGCGTGCTCTTGGACCAGATGGACGGGGCGAACAAGCTGCAATGGCTCTGTGGCCGCAGTTCTTGGCTTATGCCATGACGCTAGGCTTACCCGCTGCTTTGCGCTATAACCTCAAACGCTACCCTGACCAGAAAACAGAACTCTTCTCTGCTGCTTTGCTGTTGAGTATATTGCTGGGTATAGCGGCAACGCTAGTCGGTATAGTCTTTCTTCCTCAGTGGTTGTCTCAGTACTCGCCAGAAGTGATTCGTTTTGCTCAGTGGCTGATGCTGCTGTCACCAATGATTCTACTTTCAGGAAATTTTGTCGCGGCTCTGGAAGCAACCGAGGACTTCACGACTGCCAACCAAGCACAATACTTGGCGCCGCTGATGACGTTGGTGCTTTTGGGTTTACTAGCAGTAGCACAGATACTGACGCCATTTACTGCTGTACTGGCTTATGTAATACCTGGTTTGCCAATATTTTTCTGGTTGCTGCACCGCACCTGGAAATACTTTCGCCCCCGTTGGCAAAGGCTTGGCTCATCATACAAACGCCTTACTAGTTACGGTTTGCGTGCTTATGGCATTGACTTATTAGGGACGTTATCCGGGCAAGTAGATCAAGCTTTGGTAGTCAATTTACTGCCTCCTGCCTCTATGGGTCTGTACGTAGTAGCTCTGAGTTTATCTCGGATGCTAAGTCTGTTTCACAGTTCAATCATTACAGTGCTCCTACCAAAGACGGCAGCTCGTCCAGTTGAAGAAGTGGTTGCTCTAACTGGCCGAGCTGCACGGGTAGGTATGGTTTTAACTGTTCTGACTGCGATCGCTGTAATCATCCCAGTCCCAATCTTACTGCGCTTGCTATACGGTGCTGAATTCTTAGAAGCAGTACCTGTATTCCGTATCCTGATTGTAGAAGAAGTGATTGGTGGCACAGCTTGGGTTTTGTCGCAAGCATTCATGGCATTAGGTCGCCCTGGAACAGTAGCGATTTTGCAGGCATTAGGCTTGGGGTTAAGTGTACCTCTGATGATATTATTCATCCCTGCCTACGGCTTAGAAGGAGCTGGCTTAGCTTTACTGTGTTCAACAGTATTGCGGTTAGTTCTTGTGCTGACAGGATACCCAACAATTTTAAAGGTTCGTCCACCAGGTTTAATCATGACAAAAGAAGATTGGCGTTTTCTGCAACAGGTATTTAGATTGAACAAAAGCTAA
- a CDS encoding glycosyltransferase family 2 protein — protein sequence MPALSVVILAKNEEHFIERCIRSVRWADEVFVLDSGSVDRTREIAASLGANVYEQEWLGWSAQRNKAMSLAKNDWVFFLDCDEIVTPELAHSIKEVLSEPMDERDAYSMDRQGDFLGILLPNMSRPSNRRNFVRIFNRRYSKYDMTMKVHETVLYPGKSIPLEGVLLHWRGYTMDEYIVVGNRYATVEAEVLYDKGYRANGFVIFLRPILRFLWCYIARGGFRLGTRGVIHAMLQATNEYVRYAKLWEMQNAARTSHPPAHIYKNPS from the coding sequence ATGCCAGCTTTATCAGTAGTTATACTGGCGAAAAATGAGGAGCACTTCATTGAGCGATGCATCAGGAGCGTTCGATGGGCAGATGAAGTGTTTGTGCTTGACTCTGGTAGTGTCGATAGAACAAGGGAAATAGCAGCCTCACTGGGCGCTAATGTTTATGAGCAAGAGTGGCTAGGATGGTCAGCTCAGCGTAACAAAGCTATGTCACTTGCCAAAAATGATTGGGTATTTTTTCTAGACTGCGATGAGATCGTAACACCAGAATTGGCACATTCTATTAAGGAAGTTCTGAGCGAACCGATGGATGAGCGCGATGCATACTCCATGGATCGACAAGGGGATTTTTTAGGAATCCTACTCCCTAATATGTCTCGACCGAGTAATAGACGTAATTTTGTACGCATATTTAACAGGCGGTACAGCAAATACGACATGACGATGAAAGTTCACGAGACGGTTCTGTATCCCGGAAAATCTATCCCGCTGGAAGGCGTCCTACTCCATTGGCGCGGCTACACGATGGATGAGTATATTGTGGTAGGGAATCGGTACGCTACGGTAGAAGCGGAAGTGCTCTACGACAAGGGTTACCGCGCTAATGGATTTGTGATTTTCCTCCGACCGATCCTGCGTTTCCTGTGGTGTTATATTGCTAGAGGTGGTTTTCGTCTTGGTACGCGGGGTGTCATACATGCAATGTTGCAGGCCACCAATGAATACGTCCGCTACGCCAAACTTTGGGAGATGCAGAACGCAGCGCGTACT
- the hepC gene encoding heterocyst development glycosyltransferase HepC, with amino-acid sequence MATSKIPILPTYVPVEQRQQDQQPPCSALKWRQKQLLVSLEQQFRQAHLPPLENKQWLVECLKHSPVKLVRVDAALGKASLKFWADACEQADKAVFLRLPTSKLPKQKRSTSWWLKRSLDWCIAALLLLVASPIILGLFCLMRMQSSEPIFLRQWCVGERGKLFRRFRFRTTVATVQALEDELTGEPISLPKCQGDSQIAPLESWMCKYSLDKLPQLFNVLQGDMSLLGPCPLTLDDVVQLRQQIQALPEITRV; translated from the coding sequence ATGGCAACATCCAAAATACCGATCCTACCAACTTACGTTCCTGTCGAGCAAAGGCAGCAAGACCAGCAACCTCCATGCAGCGCTCTTAAGTGGCGACAAAAACAGCTGTTGGTAAGCCTTGAGCAACAATTCAGACAAGCGCATCTACCCCCACTGGAAAATAAGCAATGGTTAGTGGAGTGCTTGAAGCATTCTCCAGTCAAGCTAGTCCGCGTCGATGCAGCTTTGGGTAAGGCAAGCTTGAAGTTTTGGGCAGATGCATGCGAGCAAGCTGATAAGGCTGTGTTCCTGCGCTTGCCCACCAGTAAACTGCCAAAGCAAAAACGCTCTACAAGTTGGTGGTTGAAGCGATCGCTTGACTGGTGTATAGCGGCCCTATTGCTGCTCGTTGCCAGTCCGATCATACTAGGATTATTTTGTTTGATGCGTATGCAATCGTCAGAGCCAATTTTCCTCCGGCAATGGTGCGTTGGGGAGCGCGGTAAACTATTTCGGCGCTTTAGGTTTCGGACGACGGTTGCGACTGTTCAAGCGCTTGAGGACGAGTTAACAGGTGAGCCAATAAGTTTACCAAAGTGCCAAGGTGATTCCCAAATCGCGCCACTAGAGAGTTGGATGTGCAAGTACAGCTTGGATAAACTGCCGCAATTATTTAATGTGCTGCAAGGCGATATGAGCTTACTGGGACCGTGCCCTTTGACTCTAGATGATGTAGTACAGCTCAGACAACAGATACAGGCTTTGCCGGAAATCACAAGAGTTTGA